TAGTGGCACAGGTCAGAAAGTCTGAAGGCATAGACGTTGTATTGGgaactgtttatatatatatatatatattagttcaAATGGAAAACATGTTATTTGTACAGATTTGGGCatatcagcagcagcagtgGAGAACGTCAAAGCAAtacattaatttcataattttttccCAGCATAGACTGTTTACTGGATTAAATGTTATGTATTCTTTAGGAAATTTCTATTTTGTGAAATCCAGAAAAGAAAAGTTCAATCAGTTGAATTGAAAGTTGTGATGTGTGAATACAAATAATGGTCAGTTCtgtggcagaaaaaaaaatgtaaaatgtaaaattgactgttttggaactgaatTATTTTGAGCGAATAAAGTGTGGATTCCTCTGAAGGTGTTGGTGGATTTTTGCATTTGTTATATGAAACTTGTTGATCTTATGCCACAAACCTTTCCAGCATCTTATGCAAAACCACATGGGGAGAGGAAAGAAGGATTTTTGAATGTCAAATGTTCTTTTACTGAATGAAGAGAATGCACGGCTTATTCTGTTCACAGAGGAAGAACGCTGATCAAGATTTAAGGTAGGATATTTTTTCATTACATTTGAgtcaataaaaatgcataaatatttctgaatgttcttcTTTCAAAAGTGGTCTAGCACTATAACAATATGTAtactggtattttttttttttcagaagggAATTCATCTAATTCAAGGCTAGGCAGAATAATTGGATGTCATCATTATAAACGCTTGTAAATTCTATAGAAATACCAAGAATTTAAGCATATGACAAAGTTTATTGGATGATTAAAAAGCTTTAACATAGCCTATTAACTGATATCAAAAGGTTTTGTTTACTGTTTAATACACTTTGTATGACATTATATAACCTTTATTTAATGTGTGACTGCTCAATCTAGAGCTGCTCAACACGTTTGCTGAAGAGTGAACTATTAATGTTGTTTATCTTCAGAATTATGTTTCATATATTCTTCTTGATAGCTATAAAATGTCTATTTGTCtgtttattaatttcattttaattttcttgcTTGAGTATAATAATTTCAGTGCCATCTGAACACATCCAATGACTCTAGTCTTATATGTGCATGTATgtctgcatatatatatatatatatatatatatatatatatatatatatatatatatatatatatatgaaattgatAATTttatgatcaaaagtgacataaaaaaatgtataaacaaacaaaatatttctatttcaaataaatgctgctcttttgaactttaatcAAAAAATCCTAAAATAATGTCACTTTCCACAAGAaaaataagcagcacaactgttttcaacaataaggaacgtttcttgagcaccaaatcagcatattataataatttctaaaggaccatgtgacactgaagactgctaCAAATTGCCATCATAATAAtcaagtatatttaaaaaaaaaaaaaaagtaaaatacaaaagatttgttttaaattttaataatatttaacattacttttcttttttttactgtattttttttttttttttaccaaaatgtaaacattaaaaaaattgcaAATGAAAGACAAAACATATTGAAAGCAGGTATTTTACATAGTAGTCTTGTTTCTTCATTAGTTTGACTTAACTGTAACCAGAGCCCCCTCAGTGGAAAAATATGATATATTGTCTTCTTTTTGTATGCATGTGATTTTTTGTACAGTAAACACACTGGAGTGTTCTtaacaaatacacaaaataattattcacttccattttttttttttttgcagctcAGCACAAAGCGGTGCCTTACCAGCCAAAACCAGCTTCACTAGTCACTCAACGAGGAACTGCATAGGCAGAATACGCAGTCATGTTGACTGTTCTTTTGACCATTTTAATGTTTAGTCAAGGTAAGCAACTATTTAATGTGATCACTAAGGATGCACTAATACCAATTCAGGTCAGTAAACAGTTTAAACTCCAGAagatgcttttaaaaaaaattaaaaatcatttaaaaaaaaacattgattgtGTTCAAGTCATACCCTTCGATGTTACAAATATTACAATTGGcagtctttctttttcttttttttttaccatgtttAAAAAACACTCATATCTTTGCCATTTTCAAAGTGTTCATTTCAGTGTTCTCATTGACATGATAATGATGATACTGATTAACCCTCCATTATCAACCAGATATGAGTACAACAGAGTAGTATTAATGCATCAGTAGTGATTATCATTGGctgaaaataaatcaaatagcaaaacaacaaaacaaacatgattATTGGGCTGTTCCACATTCATAGGGCTTTCAATGGACAGTCGTGGGACGAGTTTCATCACTGCATTCCCTGAGAATATTgctgtttattataaaaagacCATTAACCTACTCAAAATCACCACCCTCCACCCAAACACTATGGTCAGTGTCACCTCTATAGCCACCGGCATCGTCAACACCAATGAAAGCCTCAGCAATGGGACCATTTTCACAGTGAATTTGACAAAAGAGGATGAAGAATATCAGTTTATATCTTCCAATAAGTCGTTTCGAATCACCAGTGATAAAAACATCACAGTTCTTTCTGTGAGTGGATGGGAGGGGAGATTCCAGTCTAATGTTGTCCAGCCTGAACAAAATCTTGGAACGGTGTATCAGGTCCCCGCTCTGAATTACACCAAGATAGCCACGTCCTTTAGCCCTTTAATAACATCGGAGGGTAGATTTCTCTTTTTTAGGTTGATGATTATCAATGCAGTGGACAAAGTCAACAATGTCACCATCAAACAGGTTGACGAAAGAGGTCAGAGCAAGGCAGATAACGTAACGCTCGGTCCTTACAAGCTTTTTCAGATTCAGATTAATGGGACGGTGAGAGAAATAATTGCAAAGGACAAAGTGGCTGTACTTCTGACCCATCCGTGCTTTGACAGCAAAAACTGCTCCTGCAACATGGTGGTgaaccagctcaaaccaccaGTGATTGACGATGAAAGGATTCCAGTCAGATTCCTCATCCCCCCTATCTTCAGTGCCAAACAGCTACTTGTGACAACAAATCAACCCTTCAAAGTCTGTCAGGGTttatgtaataatattaatggtATTTTGGTGCAAAATTCTACCGACATCCTGCCATTATTCCCAAATTTTACAAATGCGTCCGTTATTTCTACCAGCATGCATGTTTCCCTCCAATTAATCAGTCCTGGACTCATTCTAGACCTCATTCCGACAAGCATGTTCTCTGGCTGCTATCTGTTAGGTTTTAATTCCTCACGCAGTGGGGCTTTGGTGATTGCTAATACATCCAGGACTGATggtgtgaaaataaatgatcAGCCTTTACCTTCAGACATCAAATGGAATGTTCTGAATGGCACAGAGTACTCCTGGGCTCTGGTGGAGGCACAAGAGTTAGGCACTATCTGGCATCCTACTTCAAAGATTGGTGTGTATATGATAGAACTCTTGGAGTTCAACAATATCTATGGGAGCCCAGCAATAGCTATAAATATGGACCCAGGTAAGAATCTTCATATTTAACCATACAAATTATATTCTACACATATTTACTAAGACTGTCAGTTGATGATTAACTTTATATACTAGATGAAAAAGATTAGGCCTATATAACTTTATgacccggtttcacagacaggaatTAGACcaagccaggattaggctttagttcaattagggtatttaaggg
The sequence above is drawn from the Megalobrama amblycephala isolate DHTTF-2021 linkage group LG13, ASM1881202v1, whole genome shotgun sequence genome and encodes:
- the LOC125243640 gene encoding uncharacterized protein LOC125243640, translated to MLTVLLTILMFSQGLSMDSRGTSFITAFPENIAVYYKKTINLLKITTLHPNTMVSVTSIATGIVNTNESLSNGTIFTVNLTKEDEEYQFISSNKSFRITSDKNITVLSVSGWEGRFQSNVVQPEQNLGTVYQVPALNYTKIATSFSPLITSEGRFLFFRLMIINAVDKVNNVTIKQVDERGQSKADNVTLGPYKLFQIQINGTVREIIAKDKVAVLLTHPCFDSKNCSCNMVVNQLKPPVIDDERIPVRFLIPPIFSAKQLLVTTNQPFKVCQGLCNNINGILVQNSTDILPLFPNFTNASVISTSMHVSLQLISPGLILDLIPTSMFSGCYLLGFNSSRSGALVIANTSRTDGVKINDQPLPSDIKWNVLNGTEYSWALVEAQELGTIWHPTSKIGVYMIELLEFNNIYGSPAIAINMDPDRNGCLVTPEMFVLGKDEMSWFMSRKYCLENADQLARFVANVTLEKMASNITHQEPTEGWIGLRRALYTAEWYWKNEDNFPSTVNFTYWEDGQPEKPEKGLCASVSLDPKKKFMWKSARCCSKKKPVCYNTPKYLTYRDTAIL